The proteins below are encoded in one region of Cygnus olor isolate bCygOlo1 chromosome 19, bCygOlo1.pri.v2, whole genome shotgun sequence:
- the LOC121057548 gene encoding extracellular fatty acid-binding protein-like, which produces MRMVVLSLGLALLCLLRAEAGATGPDRSKIAGKWYVVALASNSEFYLREKDRLKMVMASLSVLGEDKLKVSFAALTPEGCRRRETIFKKTSDKGEVYLSEGGDKMVQVLDTDYKSYAVIFATRVKDGKTLHMLRLYSRRQEVSPVVMALFRRFVKEQSFTNEMIKMLPSQDECRVDEP; this is translated from the exons ATGAGGAtggtggtgctgagcctggGGCTGGCACTGCTCTGCTTGCTGCGTGCAGAGGCTGGGGCTACGGGGCCGGACAGGAGCAAG ATTGCAGGGAAATGGTACGTCGTTGCTCTGGCCTCCAACTCCGAGTTCTACCTCCGTGAGAAGGATAGGCTGAAGATGGTGATGGCCAGCCTCTCTGTCCTGGGGGAGGACAAGCTGAAGGTCTCATTTGCAGCTCTCAC ACCGGAGGGGTGTAGGAGACGGGAGACAATCTTCAAGAAGACCAGTGACAAGGGTGAAGTCTACCTCTCAG AGGGAGGCGATAAAATGGTACAGGTGCTGGACACTGACTACAAGAGCTACGCAGTAATCTTTGCAACCAGGGTGAAGGACGGGAAGACCTTGCACATGCTGAGGCTTTACA GCAGAAGACAGGAGGTGAGCCCCGTGGTCATGGCACTGTTCAGAAGGTTTGTCAAGGAGCAGAGCTTCACCAACGAGATGATCAAGATGCTGCCCAGCCAGG atgaATGCAGAGTCGATGAACCATAG
- the LOC121057603 gene encoding extracellular fatty acid-binding protein-like, protein MLSPNTGLRSLSSPYPDPGARMTTVLPSLALALLCLLRAGAEVPVQLDFNMGKFAGRWHIAAAISNCPVFLSMKDKMKSSIATISFTPEGHLAMEAIFPLPEECKKVKLLFQKSAQAGHYTSTENQEKTDLRVMETDYQHYAIVYTLRDRGQQPSTMLQLYTRKQDVSPQLLQKFKELSHSVGLTEDMLAILPQSDQCTKALA, encoded by the exons ATGCTGTCACCTAACACGG GACTGCGTAGCCTCTCCAGCCCGTACCCAGACCCCGGAGCAAGGATGACCACAGTGCTGCCGAGCCTGGCgctggccctgctctgcctgctgaggGCAGGTGCCGAGGTCCCTGTGCAGCTGGACTTCAACATGGGGAAG TTTGCAGGGAGGTGGCACATCGCGGCTGCCATTTCCAACTGCCCCGTGTTCCTGAGCATGAAAGACAAGATGAAGTCGTCCATCGCCACCATCAGCTTCACGCCGGAGGGGCACCTGGCTATGGAGGCTATCTTCCCCCT GCCAGAAGAATGCAAAAAGGTTAAGCTGCTCTTCCAGAAGAGTGCGCAGGCAGGGCACTACACCAGCACAG aaaatcaagaaaaaacgGACCTGCGCGTGATGGAAACGGACTACCAGCACTACGCCATCGTGTACACCCTGAGGGACCGCggccagcagcccagcaccatgCTGCAGCTCTACA CAAGGAAGCAGGATGtgagcccccagctcctgcagaagttCAAAGAGCTCTCCCACTCTGTGGGCCTGACCGAGGACATGCTGGCCATCCTGCCACAGTCGG ATCAGTGCACCAAGGCTCTCGCATGA
- the C8G gene encoding LOW QUALITY PROTEIN: complement component C8 gamma chain (The sequence of the model RefSeq protein was modified relative to this genomic sequence to represent the inferred CDS: inserted 1 base in 1 codon) — protein sequence MAAPRALLLLGLLLAAPQGHGRRPPPPQSPLEKVAVAEHLSLPQLAGRWFLVGVASRCGYLAEHSHQLEATAVTVAXPDGQSLTVSTFTKLDGMCWEIRQRYLPAGPRGRFFLKGRGYGSKVDVVVAETDHSSYAILCYQKGRSISVKLYGRSSKVSDAIADKFEQRARAVGLSEDVTYYFPTYGFCDSADEFHILNEMKL from the exons ATGGCCGCCCCGCGCGCCCTGCTGCTCCTCGGCCTGCTTCTCGCCGCGCCGCAGGGGCACGGCCGGCGGCCACCCCCTCCCCAGAGCCCCCTGGAGAAGGTGGCGGTCGCGGAGCACCTCAGCCTCCCCCAG CTGGCAGGGCGGTGGTTCCTGGTCGGCGTGGCCTCCCGCTGCGGCTACCTGGCAGAGCACAGCCACCAGCTGGAGGCCACGGCGGTGACAGTGG GTCCGGACGGGCAGAGCCTGACGGTCAGCACCTTCACGAAGCT GGATGGGATGTGCTGGGAGATCAGGCAGCGCTACCTCCCTGCTGGGCCGCGTGGACGCTTCTTCCTGAAGG GCCGTGGCTACGGCAGCAAGGTGGACGTGGTGGTGGCAGAGACAGACCACAGCAGCTATGCCATCCTCTGTTACCAGAAGGGCCGGAGCATCTCCGTCAAGCTGTATG GACGGAGCAGCAAGGTCAGCGATGCCATTGCGGACAAGTTCGAGCAGCGCGCCAGGGCTGTGGGCCTGAGTGAAGACGTGACCTACTACTTCCCCACGTACG GGTTTTGTGACTCCGCAGACGAGTTCCACATTCTCAACG aaatgAAGCTCTAG
- the LOC121057581 gene encoding lipocalin-like, with the protein MQATLLSILGLALLGALHAQDNIPIQANFQQDKLTGRWYSIGLASSSSWFKDKKHLMKMCTTVIAVTADGNLEVNSTYPKGDQCEKRNSLYIKTEQPGRFSYTSPRWGSKHDIRVVETNYDEYALVATRISKSTGTSTMVLLYSRTKELSPERLERFTQFSKEQGLTDEEILILPQTDKCMAEAA; encoded by the exons ATGCAAGCCACACTGCTCAGCATCCTGGGGCTGGCCCTGCTCGGGGCGCTGCACGCACAGGACAACATTCCAATACAAGCCAACTTCCAGCAGGACAAG CTCACAGGGAGATGGTACAGCATCGGCCtggcctccagctccagctggttCAAGGACAAGAAGCACCTGATGAAGATGTGCACCACGGTCATCGCTGTCACCGCAGATGGCAACCTGGAAGTCAACTCCACCTACCCCAA GGGTGACCAGTGCGAGAAGAGGAACAGCCTTTACATCAAGACGGAGCAGCCCGGGCGGTTCAGCTACACCAGCCCAC GCTGGGGCAGCAAACACGACATCCGCGTGGTGGAGACCAACTATGATGAGTACGCTTTGGTGGCCACCCGGATCTCCAAGAGCACCGGCACCTCCACCATGGTGCTGCTCTACA GCCGGACTAAGGAGCTTAGTCCCGAGCGCCTGGAGAGGTTCACCCAGTTCTCGAAGGAGCAGGGCCTGACGGATGAAGAGATCCTCATCCTGCCTCAGACAG acaAGTGCATGGCAGAGGCTGCCTAG